A window of the Bdellovibrio sp. ZAP7 genome harbors these coding sequences:
- a CDS encoding N-acetylmuramoyl-L-alanine amidase — protein MISLKTKQSFCALLLSMWATPAFASFHIVIDPGHGGVDKGAVYNSIREAELVLTVAQKLQTLLSKDPNFLVTMTREKDRAISLPERVKTAEKANADLYVSLHANAALDQRARGVEFFFQNNMPSDEDSLFLANQESQAIMNARDLHTISGGDELSKKGDIAAIVEDLRRQNRMFSSLRLTKALTTIWENDENAMQATIKQAPFYVISKTSMPAVLIEIGFISNPREAKRLQQKDYQKDLAEKIYNALVSYKEKMDNSSAKNLN, from the coding sequence ATGATCTCTCTCAAAACGAAACAGTCTTTCTGTGCTCTGCTGCTGAGTATGTGGGCAACTCCAGCGTTCGCCTCTTTTCATATCGTCATTGACCCAGGTCACGGCGGTGTCGACAAGGGAGCAGTTTACAATTCCATTCGAGAAGCTGAGCTCGTTTTAACAGTCGCTCAAAAACTGCAAACCCTGTTAAGCAAAGATCCAAACTTCCTGGTCACCATGACTCGCGAAAAAGATCGCGCGATTTCCCTACCCGAGCGAGTGAAAACCGCTGAAAAAGCCAATGCAGACTTGTATGTAAGCCTTCACGCCAATGCTGCTTTAGATCAGCGTGCGCGTGGCGTGGAATTTTTCTTTCAAAACAACATGCCTTCTGATGAAGACAGCCTGTTTCTAGCGAACCAGGAAAGTCAGGCCATCATGAATGCCCGCGACCTGCACACTATTTCTGGTGGTGATGAGCTTTCCAAAAAAGGAGATATTGCTGCCATCGTTGAAGACCTGCGCCGTCAAAACCGTATGTTCTCGAGCCTGCGTTTAACGAAGGCTCTCACGACGATTTGGGAGAACGACGAAAACGCCATGCAGGCCACCATAAAACAAGCTCCCTTTTATGTGATCTCAAAGACTTCTATGCCTGCTGTATTAATTGAGATTGGCTTTATTTCGAATCCGCGCGAGGCCAAACGCCTGCAACAAAAGGATTATCAAAAAGATCTCGCCGAAAAAATCTATAACGCCCTCGTCTCATACAAAGAAAAGATGGACAACTCCTCGGCCAAGAACTTAAATTAG
- a CDS encoding undecaprenyl-diphosphate phosphatase: MSYLHSIILGIVEGITEFLPISSTGHMIIASSMMGIEENTFTKAFEVIIQFGAILSVLVLYWKRFLPNWSFYKKLFVAFLPTAIIGFLAKDVVEHLLGNVQVVAWSLILGGLVLVWSDKAFAHLTAVGRTTNDLNYKDSVKLGLFQAIAMIPGVSRSGATIMGGLTLGMNKKEAAEFSFFLAVPTMAAATLYKLLKIYKTIEPQQINILLVGLVVSFIVAMVAIKFFIGVVSRYGFRGFGYYRIVLGIVILVLIYTGHDLQMN, from the coding sequence GTGAGCTATTTGCATTCTATTATTTTAGGTATCGTTGAAGGAATCACCGAGTTCCTACCCATCTCATCCACTGGTCACATGATCATCGCAAGCTCGATGATGGGCATTGAGGAAAACACTTTTACCAAAGCTTTTGAGGTCATCATTCAGTTCGGCGCGATTTTGTCAGTACTAGTTTTGTACTGGAAACGCTTCCTACCAAACTGGAGCTTTTATAAAAAATTGTTCGTGGCCTTCCTGCCGACTGCCATCATTGGTTTTTTGGCCAAGGATGTGGTTGAGCACCTTTTGGGTAACGTACAAGTTGTGGCTTGGTCTTTGATTCTGGGGGGATTAGTCCTCGTGTGGTCCGACAAGGCATTTGCACATCTGACAGCAGTGGGTCGCACAACGAACGATCTGAATTATAAAGACTCCGTGAAGCTGGGCTTATTTCAGGCGATCGCGATGATTCCCGGTGTTTCTCGTTCGGGTGCTACGATCATGGGGGGCTTGACGTTAGGAATGAATAAAAAAGAAGCGGCAGAGTTTTCTTTCTTTTTAGCAGTTCCGACGATGGCCGCTGCCACTTTGTACAAGCTTTTGAAAATTTATAAAACAATCGAACCTCAGCAGATCAATATCTTGCTGGTGGGTTTGGTGGTTTCATTTATCGTGGCCATGGTTGCGATTAAGTTCTTCATCGGTGTTGTGAGCCGTTACGGTTTCCGCGGTTTTGGTTATTATCGTATTGTATTAGGTATTGTGATCCTGGTTTTGATCTATACAGGTCATGACCTGCAAATGAACTAA
- the pth gene encoding aminoacyl-tRNA hydrolase, protein MSSWLIVGLGNPGGEYKLTRHNIGFMAVDYFMQGLGNPSIKNQFKAEVAQATWQGHTLYFCKPQTYMNLSGESVQPLMGYFKIPLDHLIVIHDDIDQPFNQMKIHKNRGHGGHNGIKSISQLMGTQDYARLKLGVGRPENPNYPVADYVLGKFTKEEFDKMPDFLNKGIDAIESIILDGIQKASTKFNG, encoded by the coding sequence ATGTCTTCATGGTTAATCGTAGGTCTTGGAAATCCTGGTGGAGAGTACAAACTTACTCGTCACAATATTGGATTTATGGCTGTCGACTATTTCATGCAAGGCCTGGGCAATCCTTCTATCAAGAATCAATTCAAAGCCGAAGTGGCGCAAGCGACGTGGCAAGGTCACACGCTTTACTTCTGCAAGCCGCAAACGTACATGAATCTTTCTGGCGAATCGGTGCAACCGCTGATGGGCTATTTTAAAATCCCTCTGGATCACCTGATCGTTATCCACGACGACATCGACCAGCCCTTCAATCAAATGAAGATTCATAAAAACCGTGGTCACGGTGGTCACAACGGAATCAAAAGTATCTCGCAATTAATGGGAACTCAGGACTATGCCCGACTTAAACTGGGTGTCGGCCGCCCCGAAAACCCGAACTATCCAGTCGCGGATTACGTTCTGGGGAAATTTACCAAGGAAGAGTTCGATAAAATGCCGGACTTCCTCAACAAAGGTATCGACGC
- a CDS encoding ribose-phosphate pyrophosphokinase, with product MMKGLKLFTANSNPELAKKVAAAAGIELGYSEVSTFADGEIQVEIHESVRGQDVFVIQSTCPPVNQSYMELFVMLDALRRASAASITAVIPYFGYARQDRKVAPRAPISAKLMADLITTAGADRVVSVDLHAAQIQGFFNVPVDHLFAIPTLARAWRESHGIGSDFVAVSPDAGGVERTRAFAKRIESSMAIIDKRRSGPNEAKALHLIGDVTGKTAVIVDDMIDTAGTLTQAVDSLYKNGAKRVFAVATHPVLSGPAIARLKDSPIEKVWVTDTIPLSEAAKNCGKIEVVSVAPVLAEAIKRIHGNDSVSSLFD from the coding sequence ATGATGAAGGGCCTTAAATTATTTACCGCTAATTCTAACCCTGAGCTGGCTAAGAAGGTGGCTGCGGCTGCCGGTATCGAACTCGGTTACTCCGAGGTCAGCACTTTCGCCGACGGCGAAATCCAAGTAGAAATTCATGAAAGTGTTCGAGGTCAGGATGTCTTTGTAATCCAAAGTACATGCCCTCCCGTGAACCAAAGCTATATGGAGCTTTTCGTGATGCTCGATGCTCTTCGCAGAGCCTCGGCAGCTTCCATTACGGCTGTGATCCCGTACTTCGGGTACGCTCGCCAAGACAGAAAGGTCGCTCCTCGCGCCCCTATCTCTGCGAAACTAATGGCCGATTTGATCACCACGGCCGGTGCAGACCGGGTGGTTTCCGTGGATTTGCATGCGGCTCAAATCCAAGGCTTCTTTAACGTTCCCGTGGACCATTTGTTCGCCATCCCCACCCTGGCTCGTGCTTGGCGCGAATCCCACGGTATTGGATCTGACTTTGTTGCAGTGAGTCCCGATGCCGGGGGAGTGGAAAGAACCCGCGCCTTCGCAAAACGCATCGAATCCTCCATGGCTATCATCGATAAACGCCGTTCCGGCCCAAATGAGGCAAAAGCGCTTCACTTGATCGGGGATGTGACTGGAAAAACTGCCGTGATCGTGGACGATATGATCGATACGGCTGGAACACTTACACAAGCAGTTGACAGTCTCTACAAGAATGGGGCAAAACGTGTGTTCGCTGTTGCAACGCACCCTGTTTTATCAGGCCCTGCCATCGCCCGTTTGAAGGACAGCCCAATCGAAAAAGTTTGGGTGACCGACACGATTCCGTTATCGGAAGCAGCGAAAAACTGCGGGAAAATCGAAGTGGTATCCGTAGCTCCAGTTTTGGCTGAAGCGATCAAGCGTATCCACGGCAATGATTCTGTCAGCAGTTTGTTTGATTAA
- a CDS encoding mechanosensitive ion channel family protein, giving the protein MEKFLFEGTQWFSTEFTSFLKHSYLVMPNWKWIILIGGIVAGFALRPIVQWCFKQLKIHNPIAKKFVKSFTAYFFRFEIERPLAWIFIILLWFAIDDAIEVSGKFETYYEYILKGMLGFHVIRLVYYCVDALGFVFADVAAKTESKMDDNLVPFATKTMKALVVILGFLLILQSFGLNVMSLMAGLGLGGLALALAAQDTAANLFGSVTILIDNPFQLGDWVKVKDMEGTVEEIGFRSTRVRTFYNSVITIPNAMMAKETIDNMGVRPYRRVRQVIGIAYETPPDRIKEFCDRVRYAIRQESVVVPDTVTVNFNGFADSQLNVLVQFHLQVFTGAEEMERQQAIFIEILKIGAELKVDFAYPTQTVYYRGGGGDSDQQQLQQPTVQPM; this is encoded by the coding sequence ATGGAAAAGTTCTTATTTGAAGGTACACAGTGGTTTTCTACCGAGTTCACGTCTTTCTTAAAGCATTCCTATCTGGTGATGCCTAATTGGAAGTGGATTATCCTGATCGGCGGCATTGTTGCCGGTTTTGCACTCCGCCCGATTGTTCAGTGGTGCTTTAAACAATTAAAGATCCATAACCCGATCGCTAAAAAATTCGTTAAAAGTTTTACGGCGTATTTCTTTAGATTTGAAATCGAACGCCCTTTAGCCTGGATTTTTATCATTCTGTTGTGGTTTGCAATTGATGATGCCATCGAAGTCAGCGGTAAGTTTGAAACTTATTACGAGTACATCCTAAAAGGCATGCTGGGCTTCCACGTGATCCGCCTGGTTTATTACTGCGTGGACGCTTTGGGTTTTGTTTTCGCCGATGTGGCAGCAAAAACTGAAAGCAAAATGGATGACAACTTAGTTCCCTTTGCGACAAAAACCATGAAAGCCCTGGTGGTTATCCTGGGTTTCTTGTTGATCCTGCAAAGCTTCGGTTTAAACGTGATGTCTTTGATGGCCGGCCTGGGGCTGGGTGGTTTGGCCTTAGCCCTTGCCGCTCAGGACACGGCTGCCAATCTTTTTGGTTCAGTGACAATCCTGATCGACAACCCTTTCCAATTAGGCGACTGGGTGAAAGTAAAAGACATGGAAGGAACAGTTGAGGAGATCGGTTTCAGATCCACTCGCGTAAGAACTTTCTATAACTCCGTCATCACTATTCCCAATGCGATGATGGCTAAAGAAACCATCGACAATATGGGTGTCCGCCCTTATCGCCGCGTTCGTCAGGTCATCGGAATCGCCTACGAAACACCCCCAGACAGAATTAAAGAATTCTGCGACCGCGTTCGCTACGCAATTCGCCAGGAATCGGTGGTAGTTCCAGACACTGTGACCGTGAATTTTAATGGTTTTGCGGATTCTCAGTTAAACGTTTTGGTACAATTCCATCTTCAAGTCTTCACCGGCGCCGAAGAAATGGAACGCCAGCAAGCGATCTTTATTGAGATCTTAAAAATCGGCGCGGAACTCAAAGTCGATTTCGCCTACCCAACCCAAACGGTTTACTACCGTGGCGGCGGCGGCGACTCCGACCAACAACAGCTCCAACAACCCACTGTTCAGCCCATGTAA
- a CDS encoding ATP-dependent Clp protease proteolytic subunit produces the protein MFQANEVFLLTSTQRRETMATIPYVIESTASGERSYDVYSRLLKDRILILGSVVTDEVANALIAQMLFLESDNPEKDIHLYINSPGGSVSAGLAIYDVMNYIKCEVATYCIGVAASMGSFLLSAGAPGKRFSMPNSRILIHQPHLGDGGIGGQVSDIEIHARELVRSKKKLIDLYAEHTGQSAKHLTKLMERDHNMTAQEAKELGLIDGVIESRKKRILKNAG, from the coding sequence ATCTTTCAGGCAAACGAAGTCTTCCTACTCACGTCCACTCAAAGGAGAGAAACCATGGCCACTATTCCCTATGTTATCGAAAGCACCGCAAGCGGCGAACGCTCATACGACGTCTACTCGCGCCTATTAAAAGACCGCATTCTGATTTTAGGTAGCGTTGTAACTGATGAGGTCGCAAACGCCTTGATCGCGCAGATGTTGTTCCTGGAATCAGACAATCCAGAAAAAGACATCCATCTGTATATTAACTCGCCCGGGGGTTCGGTGTCGGCGGGACTCGCGATCTATGATGTTATGAATTATATCAAGTGTGAGGTGGCGACTTATTGTATCGGTGTCGCTGCGAGTATGGGTTCTTTCCTATTATCAGCAGGGGCGCCCGGAAAAAGATTTTCCATGCCCAACAGTCGTATCTTGATTCATCAGCCCCACTTGGGTGATGGCGGCATCGGCGGGCAGGTGAGCGATATTGAAATCCACGCCCGCGAACTGGTGCGCTCGAAAAAGAAATTAATCGACCTTTACGCAGAACACACCGGTCAAAGCGCCAAACATCTGACGAAACTGATGGAGCGCGATCACAACATGACGGCTCAAGAAGCCAAAGAGCTTGGTTTAATTGACGGAGTGATTGAATCACGAAAGAAAAGAATCTTAAAAAACGCCGGATAA
- a CDS encoding serine protease: protein MKTFVIFSILILIQSQASAKSAPYPVTCENLDACPEPVVGLIQDGKSVCTGVLVAEDTIATNLHCIPEDIRQNDASCKGRIVVTFPASRSREEQHEDCEQIKFVSSPLKDTPLTPDWAIFKLAKKAPRMHAPINTNGFSDGELVTMFKIDPTDKGTGILRKVTCPAIQNSLANPFFTGVKSPIIAMVPCETMKGNSGSPLMTASMEVKGLLNSMGTAADVNLKKAPFYHVSFGSNFACLNIPGLATASSPHPDCNKTIVSESIRGATASLISRFTDPLMKSFNADVNAELNKLHAQSKYVVLWDVDQKNKAFDGIQTRVSDVTFKPSCINFKKDKLRAKQGLQHGLVTYNLEYLEWGLEIHLDNSGRPRADLVPKKTQSNLVFSPAHLTTGQPVAFKHGSQSYTLPFCEDVKDKK from the coding sequence GTGAAAACCTTCGTGATTTTTTCCATTCTCATTTTGATACAGAGCCAGGCGAGTGCTAAATCAGCACCGTATCCGGTGACCTGTGAAAACCTGGATGCCTGCCCCGAACCCGTGGTGGGACTTATCCAAGATGGAAAATCAGTTTGCACTGGGGTTCTGGTCGCGGAAGATACTATCGCCACAAATCTACACTGTATTCCCGAGGACATTCGTCAAAACGATGCTTCTTGTAAGGGCCGCATCGTGGTCACCTTCCCCGCTTCTCGCAGTCGCGAAGAACAGCATGAAGATTGCGAACAAATCAAATTTGTTTCTTCACCACTGAAAGACACACCACTGACTCCGGACTGGGCGATTTTCAAACTAGCTAAAAAAGCTCCGCGCATGCATGCCCCGATCAATACCAATGGTTTTTCTGATGGCGAGCTCGTGACGATGTTTAAAATCGACCCGACGGATAAGGGCACCGGGATCTTACGCAAAGTCACTTGCCCTGCGATTCAAAACTCTTTGGCAAATCCATTCTTTACGGGAGTAAAAAGCCCAATCATCGCGATGGTTCCTTGCGAAACAATGAAGGGTAATTCCGGCTCCCCTTTGATGACGGCTTCGATGGAAGTAAAAGGACTTTTAAATTCGATGGGTACCGCTGCGGATGTGAACCTAAAAAAGGCGCCTTTTTATCACGTAAGCTTCGGTTCCAACTTTGCGTGCTTAAATATTCCGGGGCTGGCGACAGCAAGCTCTCCACATCCTGATTGCAATAAGACGATAGTTTCCGAAAGCATTCGCGGTGCCACGGCCAGCCTGATCAGTCGCTTCACAGATCCTTTGATGAAGTCATTCAATGCAGATGTGAACGCCGAACTAAATAAGCTTCATGCACAAAGCAAATACGTGGTGTTGTGGGACGTCGATCAAAAGAATAAAGCCTTCGACGGCATTCAAACCCGCGTAAGCGATGTCACATTTAAACCTTCGTGCATCAACTTTAAAAAAGATAAGCTGCGCGCGAAGCAAGGCCTGCAACACGGTCTTGTAACCTATAATTTGGAATACTTGGAATGGGGCTTGGAAATTCATCTGGATAACAGCGGGCGACCTCGCGCTGATCTTGTTCCAAAGAAAACACAATCAAACCTTGTCTTCTCCCCAGCTCACCTAACGACAGGCCAACCGGTGGCATTCAAACACGGCAGCCAGTCTTATACGCTGCCCTTCTGTGAAGATGTTAAAGACAAAAAATAG
- a CDS encoding SUMF1/EgtB/PvdO family nonheme iron enzyme, whose product MKSLITSLVFASMTSFLISCSSGGDSNTDAVTAPPDESSQSPAPSPTVSPSPTVTPSPTVSPSPEPTVSPSPTVAPTAEPSPSPSPTVSPTATPSPSPEPTVSPAPTASPAPTASPSPEPTVTPQPAPTVTPSPTVTPSPTASPSPTVTPSPTASPSPAPTVTPSPTASPAPSPQPTVTPSPTVTPSPTVTPSPTASPSPSPEPTVTPSPTVSPSPNPSPSPSPSPSPSPTPVMKCPTNFEMVSANSSLGTSAFCIAKFEMKQSSGSAVSTASGKPWIATKATAAAACAALGITYRLPTNAEWNATALEIYNRGENWSGGVKLSGNLYTGYYSGWSEPIAVSNTANPYDGTGKNKDEERRTFVLGSGAVIWDFGGNAWEWVSDTIYGNSYSPDLSSPYGRNYHNNNWDVKPGSKAMLDFTGMTDTPKKDVFMGNLFGGSSGKVIRGGANCVNNRGTVGIFTANIGDITANEVQAPASWGISIQNVGFRCVATPGQY is encoded by the coding sequence ATGAAGAGTTTGATAACAAGTCTTGTCTTCGCCTCAATGACAAGCTTTCTAATTTCATGTTCCTCTGGTGGAGATTCGAACACCGATGCTGTCACGGCTCCACCAGATGAATCGTCTCAGTCACCAGCTCCCTCGCCAACGGTATCTCCTTCTCCGACTGTGACACCTTCGCCAACTGTAAGTCCTTCCCCAGAGCCGACCGTGAGCCCGTCGCCAACCGTGGCGCCAACGGCCGAACCTTCGCCGTCGCCATCGCCGACTGTTTCGCCTACAGCGACACCGTCTCCTTCGCCGGAGCCGACTGTTTCGCCTGCACCGACTGCTTCACCAGCTCCGACAGCAAGTCCTTCCCCGGAGCCAACAGTGACTCCGCAACCGGCTCCTACTGTAACGCCATCTCCGACGGTCACTCCGTCACCAACGGCTTCGCCATCACCGACAGTTACTCCTTCTCCTACGGCGAGTCCTTCACCGGCGCCGACGGTCACGCCGTCTCCGACAGCGAGTCCTGCTCCGTCGCCCCAACCAACAGTCACTCCGTCGCCAACCGTAACGCCTTCTCCGACTGTGACCCCGTCTCCGACGGCATCGCCAAGTCCTTCTCCAGAGCCAACGGTGACGCCATCGCCGACAGTAAGTCCATCTCCAAATCCGTCGCCATCACCATCACCATCACCATCTCCATCACCAACACCGGTGATGAAATGCCCGACGAATTTTGAAATGGTGAGTGCGAATTCTTCACTTGGAACTTCGGCATTCTGTATCGCTAAATTTGAAATGAAACAAAGTTCCGGCTCAGCTGTATCGACGGCCTCAGGTAAGCCGTGGATTGCGACGAAGGCAACGGCAGCAGCTGCGTGTGCTGCACTTGGTATCACGTATCGTTTACCGACGAATGCCGAGTGGAATGCGACAGCTTTGGAAATTTATAATCGCGGAGAAAATTGGTCGGGTGGAGTAAAGCTTTCCGGAAATCTTTATACCGGTTATTACTCCGGTTGGAGCGAACCTATTGCCGTCAGCAACACAGCAAATCCTTACGATGGAACGGGAAAAAACAAAGACGAAGAACGTCGTACCTTTGTTCTTGGAAGCGGAGCCGTGATTTGGGACTTCGGAGGCAATGCCTGGGAGTGGGTCAGCGACACGATTTATGGAAACTCCTACTCTCCAGATTTGTCATCACCATATGGACGTAATTATCATAACAATAATTGGGACGTGAAGCCTGGCTCGAAAGCGATGCTGGATTTCACGGGCATGACCGATACCCCTAAAAAAGATGTCTTTATGGGGAATCTATTCGGCGGCAGCTCGGGCAAGGTTATTCGCGGCGGAGCAAACTGTGTGAACAATCGCGGCACCGTTGGAATCTTCACAGCGAACATCGGCGACATCACGGCAAATGAAGTGCAGGCTCCTGCGTCGTGGGGAATCAGCATTCAGAACGTGGGCTTCCGTTGTGTCGCAACTCCAGGACAGTATTAA
- a CDS encoding 50S ribosomal protein L25 has product MKNRIELNVEARQTGKGNSRELRVNRQVPAVIYGAISPVSISVGEKEIVKYNVRAYENALFNLKSPVKEANGIVVLVKKVDVHPVTRRPQHVDFYALDLKKAVRVNVEVRLEGKPVGLSEGGMLNVVNRQIEIEVLPTEIPEFFTADISNLAVGDALHASDVKITGSAKLISSADTTIAVVSAQEEEVAATPVAAAPAAAAAPAAGAKAAPAAAKPAAKK; this is encoded by the coding sequence ATGAAAAATAGAATCGAACTAAACGTAGAAGCTCGTCAAACTGGTAAAGGTAACAGCCGCGAATTGCGCGTTAACCGCCAAGTTCCTGCAGTTATCTACGGAGCTATCTCTCCAGTTAGCATCTCTGTTGGCGAAAAAGAAATCGTTAAGTACAACGTTCGTGCTTACGAAAATGCTCTTTTCAACTTGAAATCTCCAGTTAAAGAAGCAAACGGTATCGTTGTACTTGTTAAAAAAGTTGACGTTCACCCTGTTACTCGTCGCCCACAACACGTTGATTTCTACGCTTTGGATCTTAAAAAAGCAGTACGCGTTAACGTTGAAGTTCGTCTTGAAGGTAAACCAGTTGGTTTGTCTGAAGGCGGTATGTTGAACGTAGTTAACCGTCAAATCGAGATCGAAGTTCTTCCAACTGAGATCCCTGAATTCTTCACTGCTGACATCTCTAACTTGGCAGTAGGCGACGCTCTTCACGCATCTGACGTGAAAATCACTGGCTCTGCTAAATTGATCTCTTCTGCTGACACAACTATCGCGGTTGTATCTGCTCAAGAAGAAGAAGTTGCTGCAACTCCAGTTGCTGCTGCACCGGCTGCTGCCGCTGCTCCAGCTGCAGGCGCGAAAGCTGCTCCAGCTGCTGCTAAACCAGCTGCTAAAAAATAG
- the rph gene encoding ribonuclease PH, which yields MRSDGRLFDQLRNIKITPNVAEYAEGSALVEFGKTKVLCTASYEAKAPQWLAGTGAGWVTAEYGMLPRATHTRNKREKSLNSGRTQEISRLIGRSLRAAVDLKQLGEKQIIIDCDVLNADGGTRTASVTGGYVALALALKKLAAVSEIKSMPLINYVSAISVGLHQDNILLDLNYDEDSAIGTDMNFVMTDKGTFIEVQGTAEHMPFTRQQLNKMMDVAEKGCRELFIHQAAIVGEAYRLAGV from the coding sequence ATGCGCAGCGACGGCCGTCTTTTCGACCAACTTAGAAATATCAAAATTACACCGAATGTTGCTGAATACGCTGAAGGCTCTGCTTTGGTGGAATTTGGTAAAACAAAAGTTCTTTGCACTGCCAGCTACGAAGCGAAAGCTCCCCAATGGTTGGCAGGCACCGGTGCTGGCTGGGTCACAGCGGAGTACGGCATGCTTCCTCGCGCAACTCACACTCGTAATAAACGCGAAAAATCTTTGAACTCGGGTCGCACTCAAGAAATCTCTCGTTTGATCGGTCGTTCCCTGCGCGCGGCGGTTGATTTGAAACAATTGGGCGAAAAACAAATCATCATCGACTGTGACGTTTTGAATGCTGATGGCGGCACACGCACGGCTTCGGTAACTGGTGGTTACGTTGCTTTGGCGTTGGCTCTTAAAAAGCTTGCAGCAGTGAGCGAGATTAAATCTATGCCTTTGATCAATTATGTTTCTGCGATCAGCGTAGGTCTTCATCAGGACAACATCCTGTTGGATTTGAACTATGACGAAGACAGCGCGATCGGCACTGATATGAATTTTGTCATGACAGACAAAGGAACCTTCATTGAAGTTCAAGGAACAGCGGAACATATGCCATTCACTCGTCAGCAATTGAACAAGATGATGGACGTTGCTGAAAAAGGTTGCCGTGAATTATTCATTCACCAGGCAGCGATCGTTGGCGAAGCTTACCGTTTGGCTGGCGTTTAA
- the rdgB gene encoding RdgB/HAM1 family non-canonical purine NTP pyrophosphatase, which yields MELWIATGNKGKLTEYRILLNEVADLNLHHQGEITSFTPRPEDGKTFLDNARIKAKTLRAVKNNVWVLGEDAGLEVEGLNNLPGIHSARYAGPKASDSENVSKLLKMITLKPMANKNAKFVCTTVVYTPTGEEWVFTGEMKGTIASKPAGLHGFGYDPVFIPEGQTQTLAELASGFKAQHSHRAQATKQFLAKLKETGNI from the coding sequence ATGGAACTTTGGATTGCAACTGGCAATAAAGGCAAACTTACTGAATACCGCATTCTTTTGAACGAAGTGGCGGATTTGAACCTTCATCATCAAGGTGAAATCACGTCATTCACGCCCCGTCCAGAAGACGGAAAAACATTTTTGGACAACGCCCGTATCAAAGCTAAAACTTTGCGCGCCGTTAAAAACAATGTTTGGGTTCTAGGTGAGGACGCCGGACTTGAGGTGGAAGGACTTAACAATCTTCCAGGAATTCACTCTGCTCGCTATGCGGGTCCCAAGGCTTCTGATAGCGAAAACGTTTCGAAGCTTTTGAAAATGATCACTCTGAAACCTATGGCAAATAAGAATGCGAAATTCGTTTGCACGACTGTCGTCTATACGCCAACAGGCGAAGAATGGGTTTTCACAGGCGAGATGAAGGGCACGATTGCAAGTAAACCAGCCGGTCTGCATGGTTTTGGTTATGATCCTGTGTTCATTCCAGAAGGACAAACGCAAACCCTGGCGGAACTTGCGAGCGGATTTAAAGCACAACACTCCCACCGCGCTCAAGCCACGAAACAATTCCTGGCGAAACTTAAAGAGACAGGCAATATCTAA